A single window of Xylocopilactobacillus apicola DNA harbors:
- a CDS encoding PTS sugar transporter subunit IIB: MSKKFSILVACRTGMGSSMMLKIKVNQVVKENNFPFEVSHDVIDSAKGIDPDLLITMEDLVPDVKDDVRQVIGIKDLTDKEEIKTKLQNFLDQQT, translated from the coding sequence ATGAGTAAGAAATTTTCAATTTTAGTCGCTTGTCGCACCGGAATGGGGTCTTCCATGATGCTAAAGATTAAAGTTAATCAAGTGGTCAAAGAGAATAATTTCCCATTTGAAGTGTCACACGACGTGATTGATTCTGCCAAAGGAATTGATCCAGATTTATTAATAACCATGGAAGACCTGGTTCCTGATGTGAAAGATGACGTCCGTCAGGTCATCGGGATTAAAGATTTAACCGACAAAGAAGAAATTAAAACAAAACTACAAAATTTTCTCGATCAACAAACTTGA
- a CDS encoding BglG family transcription antiterminator, producing MLTEVEKEIINFLLNTNSFITAKEIANQLLLSTKTVYRAIKHLNAILSSGDLIISKKGRGFKINYDNYLKEMLKQRSIGSYSTDNRRQSVLTRLLISAPRTLRISTLFNQYYLSKTIVNEDLKLIRDFLKSYSLKLERKDYRVKISGTEADIRHALQDLLIKQNFPDFSLATSRGLDFFLINFCLKQLDFINAELKSEITYPYNVNIMSHLYILLTRYPKLALNPPILTKLTDYDQMIIKQNQQLYSIASQVIKHVEEFLNTKLEPNEIYFLLQYLLSSRLNIMDKIEDEGFQNHLVQGVTNFYIENVVLELQIGEINQDFKNDLQNHIRPMINRLYNQINLNNVLLPEIKREYFQLFQTVVRISSKVAVKFELPPISADESGFITLYFARYLEQNRHYIRVLVVCTTGVATSQLIKTKIQAYFNNIVVVGDAPSSNVQQQIVENAPIDLIISTIPLNKTFEIPVVVVGALLNQQDKKRIEDTITHNYLNQGSEKMLSEVTNESLIRLNIEAANWRDAIIKSAEPLIQAGYATEDYVKGMVKTTEESGPYIVISKGVALPHARPELGAKKVGITVATLKKPINFGNRSNDPVKFVFALCAIDNKSHLKAMSELVNFISDQKFLAQLIQAANPSEVYTLIKEFESRYNENE from the coding sequence ATGTTGACCGAGGTCGAAAAAGAAATCATAAATTTTTTGCTTAATACCAACTCTTTTATCACGGCGAAAGAAATTGCTAACCAACTACTGCTTTCGACGAAGACGGTTTATCGTGCTATTAAGCATCTTAACGCGATCCTGTCTTCCGGCGATTTAATTATTAGTAAGAAAGGAAGGGGGTTCAAAATTAATTATGATAATTATCTCAAAGAAATGCTTAAACAGCGCAGTATTGGCAGCTATTCGACTGATAATCGACGCCAATCGGTCTTAACGCGTTTACTTATCTCAGCTCCACGAACTTTGCGAATCAGCACGCTTTTTAATCAATATTACCTAAGCAAAACGATTGTCAACGAGGATCTTAAGTTAATCCGCGATTTTCTAAAATCGTATTCGCTCAAGCTTGAAAGGAAAGACTATCGAGTAAAGATTAGTGGAACAGAAGCTGATATTCGCCATGCCCTCCAAGATCTGCTGATTAAACAAAACTTTCCTGATTTTTCTTTGGCTACGAGTCGCGGACTTGATTTTTTCCTGATCAATTTCTGTTTAAAGCAACTGGATTTCATCAACGCTGAATTAAAGAGCGAAATTACTTATCCATACAACGTAAATATTATGTCGCATTTGTACATCTTACTTACCAGATATCCAAAACTTGCGCTTAATCCCCCAATTCTAACCAAGCTCACTGATTACGACCAAATGATAATTAAGCAAAATCAGCAGTTGTATTCAATTGCCAGCCAAGTGATCAAACACGTCGAAGAGTTCCTGAACACCAAGTTAGAGCCAAATGAAATCTATTTTCTCCTTCAATATCTTTTGTCGTCCCGCTTAAATATTATGGACAAAATTGAAGATGAAGGATTTCAAAATCACTTAGTGCAAGGAGTAACTAATTTTTACATTGAAAACGTTGTTTTGGAATTACAAATTGGGGAAATTAATCAGGATTTTAAAAACGATCTCCAAAATCACATCCGGCCGATGATTAATCGCCTTTACAATCAAATCAATTTAAATAACGTGCTCTTACCTGAGATAAAAAGGGAATATTTCCAGCTGTTTCAAACAGTTGTAAGGATTTCTAGTAAAGTTGCTGTCAAGTTCGAATTACCTCCGATTTCTGCTGACGAGAGCGGATTTATTACGCTCTATTTTGCCCGTTATTTGGAACAAAATCGTCACTACATCCGGGTGTTAGTTGTCTGTACCACAGGCGTTGCAACGTCCCAATTAATTAAGACGAAAATTCAGGCTTACTTTAACAATATCGTCGTGGTTGGCGATGCTCCCAGCAGTAACGTCCAGCAACAAATTGTCGAGAATGCGCCGATTGATTTGATTATTTCAACAATTCCTTTAAATAAAACTTTTGAGATTCCGGTCGTCGTAGTTGGCGCGCTGCTCAACCAGCAAGATAAAAAAAGAATTGAAGATACTATAACCCATAATTATCTTAATCAAGGAAGTGAAAAAATGTTAAGTGAAGTTACTAATGAGTCTTTAATTAGACTCAATATTGAAGCAGCCAACTGGCGGGACGCGATTATCAAAAGTGCAGAGCCCTTAATTCAGGCCGGTTACGCTACTGAGGATTACGTGAAAGGAATGGTGAAAACGACCGAAGAATCTGGCCCCTACATCGTTATTAGTAAAGGGGTGGCTTTGCCCCACGCTCGACCTGAACTGGGGGCCAAGAAAGTCGGGATTACTGTCGCCACTTTGAAAAAACCAATTAATTTTGGTAATCGCAGTAATGATCCAGTTAAATTTGTTTTTGCATTATGTGCCATTGATAATAAGTCGCACTTAAAAGCAATGTCAGAATTAGTAAATTTTATTAGTGATCAGAAATTTCTGGCGCAATTAATTCAGGCAGCTAACCCGTCAGAGGTTTACACGTTAATCAAAGAATTTGAATCGAGGTATAACGAAAATGAGTAA
- a CDS encoding PTS ascorbate transporter subunit IIC, with product MNGILSLIVDLLSTASIMIGLISFVGLVLQKESPTKVINGTLKTIVGFLVFSIGSAAATVALNDFQALFAKGFHLQGVLPLAEAVTALAQQRFGTVVALVMTLGFVVNLIVARITPMKYIFLTGQHNLYLSALSTIMLKSVGLNNTAIIIIGGLIVGFMSAAMPAIAQPGMRKVTGGDDIALAHYVSLGYALSSWVGGKVGDPKDSTEKLKLPGWLSIFKDYVIGVSITMVIFYYIAALFAGKAQVEHLSKGVNWLIYPLLQGLQFSAALYVIITGVRLLLGEIVGAFVGISEKLIPNAKPALDVPVVFPYAPTATVIGFVSAYLAGLLMMFVFAIFKMPVIIPVAVPYFFIGATAGVFGNATGGWKGCVIGSFIVGILIAVGPSLVYPVLSSIGLKGTAFPETDFNAVALIIKFIGQLVHGIF from the coding sequence ATGAATGGAATTCTATCTTTAATCGTTGACTTATTAAGTACAGCTTCAATCATGATCGGACTGATTTCTTTTGTCGGGTTAGTTCTTCAAAAGGAAAGCCCCACCAAAGTAATTAATGGAACATTAAAGACCATTGTCGGCTTCTTGGTATTTAGTATTGGGAGTGCGGCTGCGACGGTGGCTTTGAATGATTTTCAAGCGTTATTTGCTAAAGGATTTCACTTACAGGGGGTCTTGCCTTTAGCTGAGGCAGTAACTGCTCTTGCCCAACAAAGATTTGGCACCGTAGTTGCTTTAGTTATGACTTTAGGATTTGTTGTTAATCTAATCGTAGCGCGAATCACACCGATGAAATACATTTTCTTAACTGGGCAACACAATTTGTACTTATCAGCGCTTTCGACCATTATGTTGAAATCGGTCGGCTTAAACAACACTGCAATTATCATCATCGGTGGCTTGATCGTGGGATTTATGTCAGCTGCCATGCCAGCGATTGCTCAACCTGGAATGCGCAAAGTAACTGGCGGCGATGACATTGCTTTAGCTCACTATGTTTCACTAGGGTACGCTCTTTCTAGTTGGGTAGGCGGTAAAGTAGGAGATCCTAAAGACAGTACCGAAAAGTTGAAGTTACCAGGTTGGCTCAGTATTTTCAAAGATTACGTCATTGGGGTCTCAATTACGATGGTGATCTTCTATTACATTGCTGCTTTATTTGCTGGCAAAGCGCAGGTCGAACATCTTTCAAAGGGAGTTAATTGGTTGATTTATCCCCTGCTCCAAGGCTTACAATTCTCGGCAGCTTTATATGTAATCATTACCGGAGTTCGTCTGCTTTTAGGTGAAATCGTGGGGGCATTTGTTGGAATTTCGGAGAAATTAATTCCAAATGCTAAACCTGCTCTCGATGTTCCGGTGGTCTTCCCTTACGCGCCAACGGCAACGGTAATTGGTTTTGTCTCGGCATACTTAGCTGGACTATTAATGATGTTTGTTTTTGCCATTTTTAAAATGCCCGTAATTATTCCAGTCGCTGTTCCGTACTTCTTCATTGGTGCGACTGCTGGGGTATTCGGTAATGCAACTGGTGGTTGGAAAGGCTGTGTCATTGGCTCATTTATCGTCGGGATCTTGATTGCTGTTGGTCCATCGTTAGTTTATCCCGTTCTTTCGTCGATCGGCTTGAAAGGAACTGCTTTTCCAGAAACAGATTTCAATGCGGTTGCTTTAATCATTAAATTTATTGGTCAGTTAGTTCACGGTATTTTTTAG